In a genomic window of Streptomyces pristinaespiralis:
- the prcA gene encoding proteasome subunit alpha: MSTPFYVSPQQAMADRAEYARKGIARGRSLVVLQYADGIVFVGENPSRALHKFSEIYDRIGFAAAGKYNEYENLRIGGVRYADLRGYTYDRDDVTARGLANVYAQTLGTIFSSAGEKPYEVELVVAEVGASPEGDQIYRLPHDGSIVDEHGSVAVGGNAEQISTFLDQRHRDGMSLAEALKLAVQALSSQSNGNDREIPADRLEVAVLDRTRPQQRKFKRIVGRQLARLLEADGAASTPTDAPSDEETDEGTTEGPTGGTAGGTTGGTTGGTNEAGK, encoded by the coding sequence GTGTCGACGCCGTTCTATGTCTCACCTCAGCAGGCCATGGCCGACCGGGCGGAGTACGCCCGCAAGGGCATCGCCCGTGGCCGCAGCCTCGTCGTGCTGCAGTACGCCGACGGCATCGTCTTCGTCGGCGAGAACCCGTCCCGTGCCCTGCACAAGTTCAGCGAGATCTACGACCGCATCGGATTCGCCGCGGCCGGCAAGTACAACGAGTACGAGAACCTGCGGATCGGCGGCGTGCGCTACGCGGACCTGCGCGGCTACACCTACGACCGCGACGACGTGACGGCCCGCGGCCTGGCGAACGTGTACGCGCAGACCCTGGGCACGATCTTCTCGAGCGCCGGCGAGAAGCCCTATGAGGTGGAGCTGGTGGTCGCCGAGGTGGGCGCCTCTCCCGAAGGCGACCAGATCTACCGGCTGCCGCACGACGGCTCGATCGTGGACGAGCACGGCTCGGTCGCGGTGGGCGGCAACGCGGAGCAGATCAGCACCTTCCTGGATCAGCGGCACCGTGACGGCATGTCGCTGGCGGAGGCGCTGAAGCTGGCCGTGCAGGCTCTTTCCAGCCAGTCGAACGGCAATGACCGGGAGATCCCGGCGGACCGCCTCGAGGTCGCGGTCCTGGACCGTACGCGCCCGCAGCAGCGGAAGTTCAAGCGCATCGTGGGCAGGCAGCTGGCGCGGCTGCTCGAGGCCGACGGCGCCGCGTCCACCCCCACGGACGCCCCCTCCGACGAGGAGACGGACGAGGGGACGACCGAGGGACCGACCGGAGGTACGGCCGGAGGTACGACCGGCGGAACCACCGGAGGAACGAACGAGGCCGGGAAGTAA
- the arc gene encoding proteasome ATPase, translated as MAAHDDDINRGIRPGRGSEDPAGQVAYLEQEIAVLRRKLADSPRHTRILEERIVELQTNLAGVSAQNERLANTLREARDQIVALKEEVDRLAQPPAGFGVFLQANEDGTCDIFTGGRKLRVNVSPSVELEELRRGQEVMLNEALNVVEAMKFERAGDIVTLKEILEDGERALVIGHTDEERVVRLAEPLLEMNIRPGDALLLEPRSGYVYEVIPKSEVEELVLEEVPDVDYDKIGGLGGQIEMIRDAVELPYLHPDLFKEHELRPPKGILLYGPPGCGKTLIAKAVANSLAKKVAEVTGQPAGKSYFLNIKGPELLNKYVGETERHIRLVFQRAREKASEGTPVIVFFDEMESLFRTRGSGVSSDVENTIVPQLLAEIDGVEGLENVIVIGASNREDMIDPAILRPGRLDVKIKIERPDAEAAKDIFAKYLTPSLPLHADDLGEHNGSKEAAAHAMIQSVVEQMYAESEENRFLEVTYANGDKEVLYFKDFNSGAMIQNIVDRAKKMAIKAFLDHNQKGLRVSHLLQACVDEFKENEDLPNTTNPDDWARISGKKGERIVFIRTLVTGKQGADTGRSIDTVANTGQYL; from the coding sequence GTGGCAGCCCACGACGACGACATCAACCGCGGCATCCGGCCGGGGCGGGGGTCTGAAGACCCAGCCGGCCAGGTTGCCTATCTCGAGCAGGAAATCGCCGTCCTGCGCCGCAAGCTCGCCGACTCTCCGCGACACACGAGGATTCTCGAAGAGCGGATCGTCGAGCTGCAGACCAACCTGGCCGGCGTGTCCGCTCAGAACGAGCGGCTCGCCAACACGCTCCGTGAGGCCCGCGACCAGATCGTGGCCCTCAAGGAGGAGGTCGACCGGCTCGCGCAGCCGCCGGCCGGCTTCGGTGTCTTCCTGCAGGCGAACGAGGACGGCACGTGCGACATCTTCACCGGGGGCCGCAAGCTCCGGGTGAACGTCAGCCCCAGCGTCGAGCTCGAGGAGCTCCGGCGCGGCCAGGAAGTCATGCTCAACGAAGCGCTCAATGTGGTCGAGGCCATGAAGTTCGAGCGCGCCGGGGACATCGTCACCCTCAAGGAGATCCTCGAGGACGGCGAGCGCGCCCTGGTGATCGGCCACACCGACGAGGAGCGGGTGGTGCGGCTCGCGGAGCCGCTGCTCGAGATGAACATCCGGCCCGGGGACGCCCTTCTGCTCGAACCCCGCTCCGGTTACGTCTACGAGGTGATCCCCAAGAGCGAGGTCGAGGAGCTCGTCCTCGAGGAAGTCCCCGACGTCGACTACGACAAGATCGGCGGACTCGGCGGCCAGATCGAGATGATCCGCGACGCCGTCGAGCTGCCGTACCTGCACCCGGATCTCTTCAAGGAGCACGAACTGCGGCCGCCGAAGGGCATCCTGCTCTACGGCCCGCCCGGCTGCGGCAAGACACTGATCGCCAAGGCCGTCGCCAACTCCCTTGCGAAGAAGGTCGCCGAGGTGACCGGCCAGCCCGCGGGGAAGAGCTACTTCCTCAACATCAAGGGCCCCGAGCTCCTCAACAAGTACGTCGGCGAGACCGAGCGCCACATCCGCCTGGTCTTCCAGCGTGCTCGTGAGAAGGCGAGCGAGGGCACTCCCGTCATCGTCTTCTTCGACGAGATGGAGTCCCTCTTCCGCACCCGTGGATCCGGCGTCAGCTCGGACGTGGAGAACACCATCGTCCCGCAGCTCCTGGCCGAGATCGACGGTGTCGAGGGCCTGGAGAACGTGATCGTCATCGGCGCCTCCAACCGCGAGGACATGATCGACCCCGCGATCCTGAGGCCCGGCCGGCTCGACGTCAAGATCAAGATCGAGCGTCCGGACGCGGAGGCCGCCAAGGACATCTTCGCCAAGTACCTGACCCCCTCGCTCCCGCTGCACGCCGACGACCTCGGCGAGCACAACGGATCGAAGGAGGCCGCGGCACACGCCATGATCCAGTCGGTCGTGGAGCAGATGTACGCGGAATCCGAGGAGAACCGCTTCCTCGAGGTCACGTACGCCAACGGCGACAAGGAAGTCCTCTACTTCAAGGACTTCAATTCCGGCGCGATGATCCAGAACATCGTCGACCGGGCCAAGAAGATGGCCATCAAGGCCTTCCTCGACCACAACCAGAAGGGCCTTCGGGTCTCCCACCTCCTCCAGGCATGCGTGGACGAGTTCAAGGAGAACGAGGACCTGCCCAACACCACCAACCCGGACGACTGGGCCCGCATCTCCGGCAAGAAGGGCGAGCGGATCGTCTTCATCCGCACCCTTGTCACCGGAAAGCAGGGCGCGGACACCGGCCGGTCCATCGATACGGTGGCGAACACCGGTCAGTACCTGTAA
- the pafA gene encoding Pup--protein ligase, producing MDRRIFGLENEYGVTCTFRGQRRLSPDEVARYLFRRVVSWGRSSNVFLRNGARLYLDVGSHPEYATPECDNVTELVTHDKAGERILEGLLVDAERRLHEEGIAGDVYLFKNNTDSAGNSYGCHENYLVARHGEFSRLADILIPFLVTRQLLCGAGKVLQTPRGAVFCVSQRAEHIWEGVSSATTRSRPIINTRDEPHADAERYRRLHVIVGDSNMSETTMLLKVGATDLVLRMIEAGTVMRDLTLENPIRAIREVSHDITGQRKVRLASGREASALEVQREYYEKAVDFVDRRGIRTGTVEQVLELWGRTLDAIEEEDLDRIGTEIDWVMKYKLLERYRAKHNMSMSHPRVAQIDLAYHDIHRRRGLYYLLEKKGQAARICNDLKIFEGKSVPPQTTRARLRGDFIRRAQEQRRDFTVDWVHLKLNDQAQRTVLCKDPFRSVDDRVEKLIAGM from the coding sequence ATGGACCGCCGCATTTTCGGGCTGGAGAACGAGTACGGCGTCACGTGCACGTTCAGGGGACAGCGCCGACTGTCACCTGACGAAGTGGCGCGCTACCTCTTCCGCCGTGTCGTGTCATGGGGCCGCAGCAGCAATGTCTTTCTGCGGAACGGAGCCCGCCTGTACCTCGACGTGGGTTCGCATCCGGAATACGCAACACCTGAATGCGACAACGTGACCGAGCTGGTCACGCATGACAAGGCCGGCGAGCGCATTCTCGAAGGCCTTCTCGTCGACGCCGAGCGCCGCCTGCACGAGGAAGGAATCGCGGGCGACGTCTATCTCTTCAAGAACAACACCGACTCGGCGGGAAACTCCTACGGCTGCCACGAGAACTATCTCGTCGCGCGCCATGGCGAGTTCTCGCGGCTGGCCGACATCCTGATTCCGTTCCTCGTCACGAGGCAGTTGCTCTGCGGCGCGGGAAAGGTGCTGCAGACGCCCCGCGGAGCGGTGTTCTGCGTCAGCCAGCGCGCGGAGCACATCTGGGAGGGCGTCAGTTCCGCCACCACCCGCTCGCGCCCCATCATCAACACCCGTGACGAACCGCACGCGGACGCCGAGCGCTACCGCCGGCTCCACGTCATCGTCGGCGACTCCAACATGTCGGAGACGACGATGCTGCTGAAGGTCGGCGCGACGGACCTCGTCCTGCGCATGATCGAGGCGGGCACGGTCATGCGCGACCTCACGCTGGAGAACCCGATCCGGGCCATCCGCGAGGTCAGCCACGACATAACGGGCCAGCGCAAGGTGCGCCTGGCCAGCGGCCGGGAGGCCTCCGCGCTCGAGGTCCAGCGCGAGTACTACGAGAAGGCCGTCGACTTCGTCGACCGCCGTGGCATCCGCACCGGCACGGTCGAGCAGGTCCTTGAGCTGTGGGGCCGCACGCTGGACGCCATCGAGGAGGAGGACCTCGACCGGATCGGCACCGAGATCGACTGGGTCATGAAGTACAAGCTGCTGGAGCGGTACCGGGCCAAGCACAACATGTCCATGTCGCACCCGAGGGTCGCGCAGATAGACCTCGCCTACCACGACATCCACCGCAGGCGCGGTCTGTACTACCTCCTCGAGAAGAAGGGCCAGGCCGCCCGGATCTGCAACGACCTGAAGATCTTCGAGGGCAAGTCGGTGCCCCCGCAGACCACCAGGGCGCGGCTGCGCGGCGACTTCATCCGCAGGGCCCAGGAGCAGCGGCGGGACTTCACCGTCGACTGGGTGCACCTCAAGCTCAACGACCAGGCGCAGCGCACCGTGCTGTGCAAGGACCCCTTCCGGTCGGTCGACGACAGGGTGGAGAAGCTCATCGCCGGCATGTGA
- a CDS encoding ubiquitin-like protein Pup — MATKDTGGGQQKATRSTEEVEEQAQEAQAAEDLKERQEKLSDDVDSVLDEIDDVLEENAEDFVRSFVQKGGE, encoded by the coding sequence ATGGCGACCAAGGACACCGGCGGCGGACAGCAGAAGGCGACGCGCTCCACTGAGGAGGTCGAGGAGCAGGCGCAGGAGGCGCAGGCTGCGGAAGACCTCAAGGAGCGCCAGGAGAAGCTCTCGGACGACGTCGACTCGGTTCTTGACGAGATCGACGATGTCCTCGAGGAGAACGCCGAGGACTTCGTGCGGTCATTTGTGCAAAAGGGCGGAGAGTAG
- a CDS encoding MFS transporter yields the protein MAAGYADILKAPHAARLLTGTLVGRLPNATAHIAIVLFTRAEGGSYTLAGALAAVYGLATAVGQPLLGRAVDLYGQPRVQLPAAVVSALGMFLLAAAGTGSLVLAYAAVSVAGLFTPPLEGGLRALWPSVLGREERVHRAYAMDAVAQEIMFTVGPLLVTLLVSLWSPGAALFVINAIGVVGALSVVMSKPSRAWRSAPREAHWLGALRSPGLLALLGAFFFVGLALGSITVAGVAYADDHGRESVYGWLMAALGLGALVGGSVYGARQWAGAPERRLRIIVALLALGYLPLILTPGVAAMTALSAVAGVFLAPAIACAFIVVDRHAPRGTVTEAFSWLVTTFGVGAAAGTAVAGPAVEIGGTAWSFAVAGAGGIAALLVLTATQRVLAVPGRTDDITGSGTHSSENDRNGAAQPGFSSGREA from the coding sequence ATGGCCGCCGGGTACGCAGACATCCTCAAGGCGCCGCACGCGGCACGCCTGCTCACCGGCACCCTGGTCGGCCGGCTGCCCAACGCGACGGCGCACATCGCCATCGTGCTGTTCACCCGCGCGGAAGGGGGCAGCTACACGCTCGCGGGCGCGCTCGCCGCCGTGTACGGCCTCGCCACCGCCGTCGGCCAGCCGCTGCTGGGCCGGGCCGTCGACCTGTACGGGCAGCCGCGGGTGCAACTGCCCGCCGCCGTCGTCTCCGCACTCGGCATGTTCCTGCTCGCCGCGGCCGGCACCGGGTCGCTGGTCCTCGCGTACGCCGCCGTGAGCGTCGCGGGCCTGTTCACCCCGCCGCTCGAGGGCGGTCTGCGGGCCCTGTGGCCGAGCGTGCTGGGCCGCGAGGAACGTGTGCACCGGGCGTACGCCATGGACGCGGTGGCCCAGGAGATCATGTTCACCGTCGGGCCGCTGCTCGTGACGCTGCTCGTCTCGCTGTGGTCGCCCGGCGCGGCGCTGTTCGTCATCAACGCCATAGGGGTCGTCGGCGCGCTGTCGGTCGTGATGTCGAAGCCGTCCCGCGCCTGGCGCTCCGCGCCCCGGGAGGCCCACTGGCTGGGCGCGCTGCGCTCGCCGGGGCTGCTGGCCCTCCTCGGCGCGTTCTTCTTCGTCGGCCTGGCCCTGGGCTCGATCACGGTCGCGGGCGTCGCCTACGCCGACGACCACGGCCGCGAGTCGGTGTACGGCTGGCTGATGGCGGCGCTGGGCCTCGGCGCCCTCGTCGGCGGGTCCGTGTACGGGGCGCGGCAGTGGGCGGGCGCCCCAGAGCGGCGGCTGCGGATCATCGTGGCCCTGCTGGCCCTCGGATACCTCCCGCTGATCCTCACGCCGGGTGTGGCCGCCATGACGGCCCTGTCGGCCGTCGCGGGCGTGTTCCTGGCGCCGGCGATCGCCTGCGCGTTCATCGTCGTCGACCGGCACGCTCCGCGCGGCACGGTCACCGAGGCGTTCTCCTGGCTCGTGACCACCTTCGGCGTGGGCGCGGCGGCAGGCACGGCGGTGGCGGGTCCGGCCGTCGAGATCGGCGGTACCGCGTGGAGTTTCGCGGTCGCCGGGGCGGGAGGGATCGCCGCGCTGCTGGTTCTGACGGCCACTCAGCGGGTGCTGGCGGTTCCCGGCCGTACCGACGACATCACGGGCTCCGGCACCCACTCATCGGAAAATGATCGAAACGGTGCCGCCCAACCCGGTTTCAGCTCAGGCCGTGAGGCGTAA
- a CDS encoding LacI family DNA-binding transcriptional regulator produces the protein MAHRSQQDRPPAGADTARPTSRDVARAAGVSQATVSLVLGDKWRGRVSERTAGVVREAAQELGYRPNLAARNLRLGRTRTALLVVPALTNEFFARVYTGAAAVAARHGFGVVLYPSPEGIGPAKDPFASARAALDGIIASSMAAQALTAIRGTDLPLVMLDSDPADTGAAAHVNLDIADGMRQVTGHLTALGHRRIVHLASAVSSWTFDVRARALHDSLARVAGAEVRTVPAPLDVDSAREAAVRALTAPGPRPTAVVCDDDILAAGACKAARRLGLRVPEDVSVTGFDDLALATAVEPELTTVRLPAEQVGERGMAALLAVLEGRRPEESSLPVELVVRASSAPPPA, from the coding sequence ATGGCACACCGGTCCCAGCAGGACCGTCCCCCGGCCGGAGCGGACACCGCCCGCCCCACCAGCAGGGACGTCGCCCGCGCCGCCGGCGTCTCACAGGCCACCGTCTCGCTCGTGCTCGGTGACAAGTGGCGCGGCCGCGTCTCCGAGCGGACCGCGGGGGTGGTCCGCGAGGCCGCCCAAGAGCTCGGCTACCGGCCGAATCTCGCCGCCCGCAACCTTCGCCTCGGCCGCACCAGGACCGCGCTGCTCGTCGTCCCCGCGCTCACCAACGAGTTCTTCGCCCGCGTCTACACGGGCGCCGCCGCCGTCGCCGCCCGCCACGGGTTCGGTGTCGTGCTCTACCCCTCCCCCGAGGGCATCGGACCCGCCAAGGACCCGTTCGCGTCCGCCCGCGCGGCCCTCGACGGCATCATCGCCTCCTCGATGGCCGCGCAGGCGCTCACCGCCATCCGCGGCACCGACCTGCCGCTGGTGATGCTCGACAGCGACCCCGCCGACACCGGCGCCGCCGCCCACGTCAACCTCGACATCGCCGACGGCATGCGGCAGGTGACCGGCCACCTCACCGCCCTCGGCCACCGGCGGATCGTCCACCTCGCCTCTGCGGTCTCCTCCTGGACCTTCGACGTGCGGGCCCGCGCGCTGCACGACTCGCTGGCCCGTGTCGCCGGCGCGGAGGTGCGCACCGTCCCCGCGCCGCTCGACGTCGACAGCGCCAGGGAAGCCGCCGTGAGGGCCCTCACCGCACCGGGGCCGCGTCCGACGGCCGTCGTGTGCGACGACGACATCCTGGCCGCGGGCGCCTGCAAGGCAGCGCGCCGGCTCGGCCTGCGGGTGCCCGAGGACGTCAGCGTCACCGGTTTCGACGACCTTGCCCTAGCGACCGCCGTGGAGCCCGAGCTCACGACCGTCCGCCTGCCCGCCGAGCAGGTGGGCGAGCGGGGCATGGCCGCGCTGCTGGCCGTCCTGGAGGGCCGGCGCCCCGAGGAGAGCAGCCTCCCCGTGGAGCTCGTCGTACGGGCCTCGTCCGCTCCGCCGCCGGCCTGA
- the prcB gene encoding proteasome subunit beta produces the protein MEANPRSTGRLPAAFLTPGSSSFMDFLGNHSPDLLPGKRVLPPLQGAIEAPHGTTIVATTFPGGVVLAGDRRATMGNMIAQRDIEKVFPADEYSAVGIAGTAGLAVEMVKLFQLELEHFEKVEGAQLSLEGKANRLSTMIRSNLGMAMQGLAVVPLFAGYDIDREKGRIFSYDVTGGRSEEHGFAATGSGSIFARGAMKKLYREDLTEQQATTLVIQALYDAADDDSATGGPDVARRIYPIVTVITDEGFRRLTEAETSEIARSILEGRLTQPDGPRAALL, from the coding sequence GTGGAAGCCAACCCTCGTAGCACCGGGCGTCTGCCGGCAGCCTTCCTGACGCCGGGGTCGTCGTCGTTCATGGACTTCCTGGGCAACCACTCGCCCGACCTGCTGCCCGGCAAGCGTGTCCTGCCGCCTCTCCAGGGGGCCATCGAGGCGCCGCACGGGACGACGATCGTCGCGACCACGTTCCCCGGCGGTGTGGTGCTCGCCGGTGACCGGCGGGCGACGATGGGCAACATGATCGCCCAGCGCGACATCGAGAAGGTCTTCCCCGCCGACGAGTACTCGGCGGTGGGTATCGCGGGCACCGCCGGTCTCGCGGTGGAGATGGTCAAGCTGTTCCAGCTCGAGCTGGAGCACTTCGAGAAGGTCGAGGGCGCCCAGCTCTCCCTCGAGGGCAAGGCGAACCGCCTCTCCACGATGATCCGGAGCAACCTCGGCATGGCCATGCAGGGCCTCGCCGTCGTCCCGCTCTTCGCCGGTTACGACATCGACCGCGAGAAGGGCCGCATCTTCTCGTACGACGTGACGGGCGGCCGCTCCGAGGAGCACGGCTTCGCGGCCACCGGTTCGGGTTCGATCTTCGCCCGCGGGGCGATGAAGAAGCTCTACCGCGAGGACCTGACCGAGCAGCAGGCCACCACGCTGGTGATCCAGGCGCTGTACGACGCGGCCGACGACGATTCCGCGACCGGTGGCCCCGACGTGGCCCGGCGCATCTACCCGATCGTCACCGTCATCACGGACGAAGGCTTCCGCCGGCTCACCGAGGCCGAGACCTCGGAGATCGCGCGTTCGATCCTCGAGGGCCGTCTCACCCAGCCCGACGGCCCCCGCGCCGCTCTCCTGTGA
- the dop gene encoding depupylase/deamidase Dop has product MTVRRVMGIETEYGISVPGHPNANAMLTSSQIVNAYAAAMHRARRARWDFEEENPLRDARGFDLAREAADSSQLTDEDIGLANVILTNGARLYVDHAHPEYSSPEITNPLDAVLWDKAGERIMAEAAARAAQLPGAQPIHLYKNNTDNKGASYGTHENYLMKRETPFSDIVRHLTPFFVSRQVVTGAGRVGIGQDGHEHGFQISQRADYFEVEVGLETTLKRPIINTRDEPHSDAEKYRRLHVTIGDANLSEISTYLKLGTTALVLSMIEDGFIAVDLAVEQPVRTLHQVSHDPGLKQLVTLRSGRTLTAVQLQMEYFELARKYVEERYGADADDQTKDVLTRWEDTLNRLENDPMSLAGELDWIAKRELMEGYRRRDDLDWDAARLHLVDLQYADVRADKGLYNRLASRGRIKRLLDESAVERAMTQPPEDTRAYFRGRCLEQYADDVAAASWDSVIFDLPGRDSLQRVPTLEPLRGTRNHVKELLDRCRKAEDLLRVLGGG; this is encoded by the coding sequence ATGACCGTACGGCGAGTAATGGGCATCGAGACGGAGTACGGGATCTCCGTCCCCGGCCACCCGAACGCCAATGCCATGCTCACCTCGTCCCAGATCGTCAACGCCTACGCGGCGGCGATGCACCGGGCGCGCCGCGCCCGCTGGGACTTCGAGGAGGAGAATCCGCTGCGGGACGCCCGTGGCTTCGACCTCGCCCGCGAGGCCGCCGACTCCAGCCAGCTCACGGACGAGGACATCGGCCTGGCCAATGTGATCCTCACCAACGGCGCCAGGCTCTACGTGGACCACGCCCACCCCGAGTACAGCTCCCCGGAGATCACCAACCCGCTCGACGCGGTCCTGTGGGACAAGGCCGGTGAGCGGATCATGGCCGAGGCGGCGGCGCGGGCCGCGCAGCTCCCGGGCGCCCAGCCGATCCATCTCTACAAGAACAACACCGACAACAAGGGCGCGTCCTACGGCACGCACGAGAACTACCTGATGAAGCGGGAGACCCCGTTCTCGGACATCGTGCGCCACCTGACGCCGTTCTTCGTCTCGCGGCAGGTCGTCACCGGCGCGGGCCGGGTCGGAATCGGCCAGGACGGCCACGAGCACGGGTTCCAGATCAGCCAGCGCGCGGATTATTTCGAGGTCGAGGTCGGGCTCGAGACCACCCTCAAGCGCCCCATCATCAACACCCGCGACGAGCCCCACTCCGACGCGGAGAAGTACCGCCGGCTCCATGTGACCATCGGCGACGCGAATCTCTCGGAGATCTCGACGTACCTCAAGCTGGGGACCACGGCCCTGGTGCTGTCGATGATCGAGGACGGCTTCATCGCGGTGGACCTCGCGGTCGAGCAGCCGGTGCGCACGCTCCACCAGGTCTCCCACGACCCGGGCCTCAAGCAGCTGGTCACGCTCCGTAGCGGCCGCACGCTCACCGCCGTACAACTCCAGATGGAGTACTTCGAGCTGGCCCGCAAGTACGTCGAGGAGCGCTACGGCGCGGACGCGGACGATCAGACCAAGGATGTGCTGACCCGCTGGGAGGACACCCTCAACCGGCTCGAGAACGACCCGATGAGCCTGGCCGGCGAGCTCGATTGGATCGCGAAGCGCGAGCTCATGGAGGGCTACCGCAGGCGGGACGACCTGGACTGGGACGCCGCCCGGCTGCACCTGGTGGACCTCCAGTACGCGGACGTGCGGGCCGACAAGGGCCTGTACAACCGCCTGGCGTCCCGCGGCAGGATCAAGCGCCTGTTGGACGAGTCCGCGGTGGAACGGGCCATGACGCAGCCTCCTGAGGACACCAGGGCCTACTTCCGCGGCCGCTGCCTCGAGCAGTACGCGGACGACGTGGCGGCCGCCTCGTGGGACTCGGTCATCTTCGACCTCCCGGGTCGTGACTCCCTGCAACGGGTCCCCACGCTGGAGCCGCTGCGGGGCACCCGCAACCACGTGAAGGAGCTTCTGGACCGCTGCCGCAAGGCGGAGGACCTGCTCCGGGTCCTCGGCGGGGGCTGA